In Humulus lupulus chromosome 7, drHumLupu1.1, whole genome shotgun sequence, the following are encoded in one genomic region:
- the LOC133790294 gene encoding delta(12)-oleate desaturase-like, with amino-acid sequence MNAIMGVNSGRMLERVPHTTPPFTLSQIKKAIPPHCFKRSLLRSFSYLLHDLFFASLFYHVATSYFHLLPHPLSYLAWPLYWIFQGCICFGIWILAHECGHHAFSDHQWVDDTVGLVFHSAFLVPYFSWKFSHRRHHSNIGSIEHEEVYVPMLKSQTPWFSKYLNNNPLGRALMLVTLLTVGWPFYLAFNLSGKPYERFACHYDPYSPIFSSSERLQVFISDVGIFTTIFVLYQLAAAKGLGWVLCVYGVPLVVVNGFLILITYLQHTHPALPHYDSSEWDWLRGALSTVDRDYGVLNRVFHNITDTHVVHHLFSTMPHYNAVEATKAVKPILGEYYCVDDTPIVKALWREVKECVYVEPDDESPKKGVFWYNNKF; translated from the coding sequence ATGAACGCAATCATGGGAGTCAACAGTGGTCGAATGCTTGAGCGAGTACCACACACCACACCACCATTCACACTAAGCCAAATCAAGAAAGCCATTCCACCCCATTGCTTCAAACGCTCTCTTCTACGCTCCTTCTCTTATCTCCTTCACGACCTGTTCTTCGCCTCTTTGTTCTACCACGTAGCCACCTCTTACTTCCACCTTCTCCCCCACCCACTCTCGTACTTGGCCTGGCCCCTTTACTGGATCTTCCAGGGCTGCATTTGTTTCGGTATTTGGATCCTTGCCCACGAGTGTGGCCACCACGCATTCAGTGACCACCAATGGGTGGACGACACGGTTGGCCTCGTCTTCCACTCTGCTTTTCTCGTCCCATACTTCTCGTGGAAATTCAGTCACCGCCGCCACCATTCCAACATCGGTTCCATTGAGCACGAGGAAGTGTATGTTCCAATGCTAAAATCTCAAACACCATGGTTCTCCAAATACTTGAACAATAATCCATTAGGGAGAGCCTTAATGCTTGTTACTCTATTGACCGTTGGTTGGCCTTTCTACTTGGCTTTCAATTTATCAGGCAAACCATACGAACGCTTCGCTTGTCATTACGATCCCTACAGTCCAATCTTCTCCAGCAGCGAAAGGCTTCAAGTATTCATCTCTGATGTTGGAATTTTCACTACCATATTCGTGCTTTACCAACTCGCCGCAGCCAAAGGGCTCGGCTGGGTTCTGTGCGTGTATGGGGTGCCATTGGTGGTAGTGAATGGCTTCCTTATTTTGATCACTTACTTGCAGCATACTCACCCTGCGTTGCCGCACTATGACTCGTCCGAGTGGGATTGGTTGAGGGGTGCTTTGTCGACGGTCGACCGAGACTATGGAGTTCTCAATAGGGTTTTCCATAACATTACAGACACTCATGTGGTGCACCATTTATTCTCCACAATGCCACATTACAATGCAGTGGAAGCCACCAAAGCTGTGAAGCCAATATTGGGAGAGTATTACTGCGTTGATGATACTCCGATAGTTAAGGCTTTGTGGAGAGAGGTGAAGGAGTGTGTCTATGTTGAGCCAGATGATGAATCTCCTAAGAAAGGTGTTTTCTGGTACAATAACAAGTTCTAA
- the LOC133789609 gene encoding uncharacterized protein LOC133789609, which translates to MRNTHHHHHHHPTVGQLSLSQRARNNNNNNNSTSSANSTTATLVVPQRVQLVQTVNIDYFPVQNQVVSGNDDNGFCFTEVFRTQEVVRTQFLNSATTRDRFLQAPNHHQISSHCYGGPSQSQAQAQAQAQANPIFNHGNNTNPVHHHNIGYQYNNNQCFNGSKGYNNSSHYQYAANPSHVFHQNPSQSSSSSSSRLRLIESDEHGEDEEVIVFDVQPMNVDLFSSENDPIFPDTQRKQKRKQKQKQKRKQKHSPPPPPPPSSPSSPPSHEDDDYDDDDADFNVDEEELKELEEEEEELDEDLEDCDLESSDGRTHSLPYRKYGPYTCPKCKKVFKTSQLFAAHMGSHYKYESKAQRKRRLLAKYGLSKYLEMVKPRNNNGVIMTRIMVTTPHHDQNRYNKKRSRLHRRLANNNNNNNDNNVGVGSVRVGDDDDDDDERKQQVLEDIKFEGLFLDVKIKEE; encoded by the coding sequence ATGAGGAacactcatcatcatcatcatcatcacccaaCAGTGGGCCAACTTTCACTATCCCAAAGGGCtaggaataataataataataataatagcactAGTAGTGCTAATAGTACTACTGCTACTCTTGTTGTACCTCAAAGAGTTCAACTGGTTCAAACAGTCAACATTGACTATTTCCCTGTCCAAAACCAAGTAGTTTCTGGTAATGATGATAATGGGTTTTGTTTCACTGAGGTTTTCAGAACCCAAGAGGTTGTCAGAACCCAATTTCTGAACTCAGCCACAACTAGAGATCGGTTTTTGCAGGCTCCAAATCACCATCAGATCAGTAGTCACTGCTATGGTGGCCCTagtcaatcccaagctcaagctcaagcccaagcccaagccaATCCCATATTCAATCATGGTAACAATACTAACCCAGTTCATCATCATAATATTGGTTATCAATATAATAATAATCAGTGTTTTAATGGCTCCAAAGGGTATAATAATTCTTCTCATTATCAATATGCTGCAAACCCTAGTCATGTTTTTCACCAAAACCCATcacaatcatcatcatcatcatcgtctaGACTGAGGCTTATTGAGAGTGATGAGCATGGAGAAGATGAAGAAGTGATTGTTTTTGATGTTCAGCCAATGAATGTTGATTTATTTTCTTCTGAAAATGACCCAATATTCCCTGACACCCAACGAAAACAAAAacgaaaacaaaaacaaaaacaaaaacgaaAACAAAAACactcaccaccaccaccaccaccaccgtcCTCACCATCCTCACCACCAAGTCATGAAGATGatgattatgatgatgatgatgctgacTTCAATGTTGATGAAGAAGAGCTCAAGGAgttagaggaagaagaagaagagcttgATGAGGATCTTGAAGACTGTGACTTGGAGAGTAGTGATGGGAGAACACATAGTCTTCCTTACAGGAAATATGGACCGTACACGTGTCCAAAATGCAAAAAGGTGTTCAAGACTTCACAACTGTTTGCTGCTCACATGGGGTCTCACTACAAGTATGAGTCTAAGGCTCAAAGGAAGAGAAGGCTGTTGGCTAAGTATGGTCTGAGTAAGTATCTTGAAATGGTCAAGCCCAGGAATAATAATGGAGTGATCATGACTAGAATCATGGTGACTACTCCTCATCATGATCAGAACAGGTACAATAAGAAGAGGTCCAGGCTCCATAGAAGGTtggctaataataataataataataatgataataatgttGGAGTTGGATCAGTTAGAGTtggagatgatgatgatgatgatgatgagaggAAACAACAAGTTCTTGAAGATATCAAATTTGAGGGCTTGTTTCTTGATGTGAAAATTAAGGAAGAGTAA